The genomic window CACAATACTGCTCAGCGTGATCGCGCACGGCCTGACGGCCAACCCTCTGGCGAGTCGTTTGGGGAGCAGGGAGCACCTTGACCCTGGTGGTTAGACTGTACTGCATGCGTGTCTCCGCAGTGACGTTCACCACGCTCCGCGACGGCAGTGTGGTGCAGGAGGAGAACAGGCAACTGCTGGCTTCCTTTCAAGCCGTCAGCGCCGTCATCATGTTCGGCTGCACCACGGCAGTGGTTATGACAGTGGGGCAGGGTGGTTACGTCTGGAGCGGCTCTGGAGAGCAATAGCGCAACAGGTTGAGACCGTCCACATCGAGCGTGCAGTAATCCTTCCTGCTCGGCATTTTCCCGCTCATCAAAGGCAGTTATCGCTGCTCATTTATTGCGCTTCCGGGTAATGCTGCTGACGTGTCGGTCTGTCTTGACCAGTGTGTGAGCGCGGATGCAAAATACTGGTCATGTATACAGTAGTACCCGTCCCCCTGTTACCCGTTACCGTCTCGGCCGGATTTCCGTCGCCGGCGGCGGCGTATGCGGCCAAACCGCTGGTATTGGATGACTGGCTCTGGCCCGGTCGCGCCAGTTGTCAGCTGGTCTGTGGGGAGGACGGGAGCCGCTGTTACCTGGTGCTGGACCAGTCATTGCGGCCGGTAGCGGGCGACTGGCTCTGGGGTGGGGATGGGCAGCCCCTGTTGCAATGGCCCGGGGTACCGGACAGCCGCATAGCAGACAGTGCGGAAGCCATCGTTGTTGCCGCTTCCATCCAGCTGTTCCGACGGCGCCCGGATCCCGGTCATCAGCCGCCCTCAATCCATGACTGGTTGGTGCGTCGTCCCCATGCCACTTATTTAGTGAGGGCTGACGGTCGTTCGATGATTGACCATGGAATAGAGCACGGCAGCCTGCTGGTGGTGGATCGCAGCAGCGAGCTACACGATGGCGATATCGTCATTGCTGGCTGCACCGAC from Microbulbifer aggregans includes these protein-coding regions:
- a CDS encoding LexA family protein: MYTVVPVPLLPVTVSAGFPSPAAAYAAKPLVLDDWLWPGRASCQLVCGEDGSRCYLVLDQSLRPVAGDWLWGGDGQPLLQWPGVPDSRIADSAEAIVVAASIQLFRRRPDPGHQPPSIHDWLVRRPHATYLVRADGRSMIDHGIEHGSLLVVDRSSELHDGDIVIAGCTDGFLVKQYRTRPPRLVAGNAAYPDIVLERAPQYDLDGVVIASLTRYRG